In one window of Pseudobdellovibrionaceae bacterium DNA:
- a CDS encoding aldehyde dehydrogenase: protein MNKIDNFIGGEFVAPKSQNYMTNFNPATGEVASQVADSNELDVVFAIQSANKAFESWSKTPVPERAAILLRVADLLESRIDEFAAAESADMGKPFWLAQQVDVPRAVASFRYFAGRILNHEEMSTDMDGRAINYTRREPLGVAALITPWNLPLYLLSWKLAPCLATGNTAVCKPSELSPQTASMLAPLLVEAGLPPGVCNVVFGRGEVAGQALVSHPGVPVISFTGGTDTGQRIQEIAAPHFKKVALEMGGKNATIVFKDADLKKAVPAAVKAAFLNSGQICLCGSRLLVQQDIYEEFLKEFVKQAKEIVVGDPQDKNTYMGPLVSREHHQKVMAAIEQAVSEKGKLLLGGDRPQLPSPYEGGYFLNPTIIADLTNCSDLWQTEIFGPVVTVMPFKYQHDAMKWANTSPYGLAASVWTQDVTRAHKVAHGLQVGTVWVNTWSLRDPRVPFGGMKASGVGREGGEHSIDFFTEQKNVCIGLE, encoded by the coding sequence GTGAACAAAATAGATAATTTTATCGGCGGCGAGTTCGTAGCGCCGAAGTCTCAAAACTACATGACCAACTTTAACCCCGCAACGGGTGAGGTGGCCTCGCAAGTGGCCGACTCCAATGAGTTGGACGTGGTCTTTGCCATTCAGTCTGCAAACAAGGCTTTTGAGAGCTGGTCAAAAACACCCGTGCCCGAGCGAGCTGCTATTTTGTTGCGAGTGGCGGATTTGTTAGAGTCTCGCATAGATGAGTTTGCGGCCGCTGAAAGTGCTGACATGGGAAAGCCCTTTTGGTTAGCGCAACAGGTGGATGTTCCGCGGGCGGTGGCGAGTTTTCGTTATTTTGCTGGGCGAATTTTAAATCACGAAGAAATGTCCACAGACATGGACGGCCGAGCCATTAATTACACAAGGCGAGAGCCCTTGGGTGTGGCCGCTTTAATCACTCCATGGAACTTGCCACTTTATTTGTTGTCTTGGAAATTAGCACCATGTCTTGCCACCGGTAACACGGCCGTATGCAAACCCTCGGAGTTATCGCCGCAGACGGCCTCCATGTTGGCACCTTTACTGGTTGAAGCGGGTCTGCCACCCGGCGTATGTAATGTGGTATTTGGCCGGGGTGAAGTGGCGGGTCAGGCTTTGGTGTCACACCCCGGAGTGCCGGTGATTTCTTTTACCGGGGGGACCGATACGGGTCAGAGAATTCAAGAGATCGCTGCACCTCACTTTAAGAAAGTGGCGCTTGAGATGGGCGGCAAGAACGCCACTATTGTGTTTAAAGATGCCGATTTAAAAAAAGCGGTGCCTGCTGCAGTGAAGGCCGCCTTTTTAAACTCTGGTCAGATTTGTCTTTGTGGCTCAAGGCTTTTGGTGCAACAAGATATTTACGAAGAGTTTCTCAAAGAGTTTGTAAAGCAAGCCAAAGAAATTGTGGTGGGTGACCCTCAAGACAAGAATACATATATGGGCCCACTTGTGAGTCGAGAGCATCATCAAAAAGTCATGGCCGCCATTGAGCAAGCGGTTTCTGAAAAGGGCAAGTTGCTTTTAGGGGGTGATCGGCCTCAATTGCCATCACCGTATGAGGGTGGCTACTTTTTAAATCCAACAATAATAGCTGATTTAACCAACTGCTCTGATTTGTGGCAGACCGAGATTTTTGGGCCGGTTGTAACAGTGATGCCCTTTAAGTATCAACATGATGCAATGAAGTGGGCAAATACATCTCCGTACGGATTAGCAGCAAGTGTTTGGACTCAGGACGTCACACGAGCCCATAAGGTGGCACATGGCCTGCAAGTAGGTACAGTGTGGGTCAACACATGGAGCCTTCGCGATCCAAGAGTGCCCTTTGGCGGCATGAAGGCTTCAGGTGTGGGGCGTGAAGGTGGAGAGCATTCCATTGATTTTTTCACCGAACAAAAAAATGTGTGTATTGGTTTAGAGTAG
- a CDS encoding RidA family protein, translated as MASKKVVCSEIPAPEGSYAHARKVGDWLYLSGIGPHQVNSQEVPGIRVNPDGRIHAHDMTEQARATFKNVEVLLQEAGATLKNVVDVVVYLTDIKNDYKVFCKVFDEVFRDIDPTRTLAEVRFLHGKAALQVKVTAFLGECVD; from the coding sequence ATGGCAAGCAAAAAGGTCGTATGTAGCGAAATCCCAGCACCAGAGGGCTCCTATGCGCATGCACGCAAGGTGGGAGATTGGCTGTATCTATCCGGTATCGGCCCCCATCAGGTGAACTCGCAAGAGGTGCCGGGGATCAGGGTCAACCCCGATGGTCGAATCCATGCTCATGATATGACAGAGCAGGCCCGCGCCACCTTCAAGAATGTGGAGGTGTTGTTGCAAGAAGCCGGCGCCACATTAAAAAATGTAGTGGATGTGGTGGTTTACCTGACAGACATAAAAAACGACTACAAGGTTTTTTGTAAGGTCTTTGACGAGGTATTTAGAGATATCGATCCCACAAGAACCCTGGCTGAGGTTCGATTTCTTCACGGAAAAGCCGCCCTTCAGGTGAAAGTGACAGCTTTTTTGGGGGAGTGCGTCGATTAA
- a CDS encoding DUF4258 domain-containing protein, translating to MPAESKLPDLLSKLSSSVQKGQLRFTKHALERMAERSILRLEVEYVLKNGHHEKRKDAFDEAFDIWNYSINGKTVDDKKLRVVVSFETPNFIVVTAIDLER from the coding sequence ATGCCTGCTGAGAGCAAGCTTCCTGATCTGCTTTCAAAACTAAGTTCCTCTGTCCAAAAGGGACAGCTTCGCTTCACCAAACACGCACTTGAGAGAATGGCTGAACGAAGTATTTTGCGATTAGAAGTTGAGTATGTTTTGAAAAACGGACATCACGAAAAAAGGAAAGATGCTTTTGATGAAGCATTTGATATTTGGAATTACTCAATCAATGGCAAGACTGTGGATGACAAAAAGCTAAGGGTTGTTGTTAGTTTTGAAACACCTAATTTCATTGTCGTCACAGCTATTGATTTAGAGAGGTAA
- a CDS encoding PEGA domain-containing protein, with translation MMRAWGLWSILFVSHMVSHGAWAKPYWVGARPQAGHEYKFYVGRGTSVFGEAEAFENARKDAQESAIRENFGVETHIAQDDYSTLSEQEFLQRRSERSKLVQLHDFELVDQYIAESNNIEVWLLFRYKISSIAAEKKRLAVGNPATPGRWVAVGGIDAPYKTTVYFFTEPLGAEVFLDGKRWGVTPLTLHGVIAPGRHSVELDHPRHQNVVETIIVVSGQETQVAKSLRPAWGDLTIASEPPGASVKIDGRLMGVTPISLTRVPAFKPVHIDLTHPDCESVTQVVQVEKSQRRWVNVALSRKPSYAARMPSGGHQSGANTYQQLGRLEQHQDGWIVGFYVSANDATNGNIPASQGYYGIGFTFENSFSSIAGLRLTVGYDSSLGYTPATGDSSESYALTGTSYGIGLPFYLGESKSSWYLMPEIGLIQHTYESYDVDMFIDPIYEKLVSQSKTGITLGYQSLSDAYQLNLTYNLYQQPGGGHYGSLSVGLAMVGFVPD, from the coding sequence ATGATGCGAGCATGGGGTCTTTGGTCGATATTGTTTGTGAGTCATATGGTTTCACATGGGGCTTGGGCAAAGCCCTATTGGGTGGGTGCCAGGCCCCAGGCCGGTCATGAATACAAATTTTATGTGGGACGTGGTACGAGTGTATTTGGGGAGGCCGAGGCCTTTGAGAATGCGCGAAAAGATGCCCAAGAGTCCGCAATTCGTGAAAACTTTGGTGTGGAAACTCATATTGCACAAGACGACTACTCCACTTTAAGCGAACAAGAATTTCTGCAAAGGCGGTCTGAGCGATCAAAGCTGGTACAGCTTCACGACTTCGAGTTGGTGGATCAATACATCGCTGAATCAAACAATATTGAAGTGTGGCTGCTATTTCGATACAAAATCTCAAGTATCGCTGCTGAAAAAAAGCGGCTCGCTGTAGGCAATCCGGCGACACCTGGCAGATGGGTGGCGGTGGGGGGTATAGATGCGCCCTACAAAACAACTGTTTATTTTTTCACTGAGCCACTGGGTGCAGAAGTTTTTTTGGATGGTAAGCGCTGGGGTGTCACACCTCTGACACTTCATGGCGTTATTGCGCCGGGGCGGCATAGTGTTGAACTTGACCACCCCCGCCATCAAAATGTTGTTGAAACCATCATCGTTGTATCAGGCCAAGAAACTCAAGTGGCCAAATCTCTCAGGCCAGCATGGGGCGATCTCACAATTGCGTCGGAGCCACCGGGAGCGTCGGTAAAGATTGATGGTCGCCTCATGGGGGTCACGCCAATCAGTTTGACCCGTGTGCCCGCATTTAAGCCCGTTCATATTGACCTGACCCATCCTGATTGTGAGTCAGTGACCCAGGTGGTGCAGGTTGAAAAATCCCAGCGCCGGTGGGTCAACGTAGCTTTGTCACGCAAGCCTTCCTATGCGGCTCGAATGCCATCGGGAGGCCATCAAAGTGGTGCCAACACTTATCAACAGCTAGGTAGGCTAGAGCAGCACCAGGATGGATGGATAGTTGGCTTTTACGTGTCTGCCAATGATGCCACCAATGGCAATATTCCAGCATCGCAAGGTTACTATGGCATAGGGTTCACATTTGAAAACAGTTTTTCTAGCATTGCGGGATTGCGGCTGACCGTAGGCTACGATAGTAGCTTGGGTTACACTCCCGCTACTGGCGACAGTAGTGAATCCTACGCACTCACCGGCACAAGTTATGGTATTGGTCTGCCATTTTATTTGGGTGAATCAAAGAGTAGTTGGTACTTGATGCCTGAAATAGGCCTTATTCAACACACCTACGAAAGCTACGACGTCGATATGTTCATCGACCCTATTTATGAAAAATTGGTGTCTCAAAGTAAGACCGGCATCACACTCGGGTATCAAAGCCTGTCAGACGCCTATCAGCTAAATTTGACCTACAATCTCTATCAGCAACCCGGCGGCGGCCACTACGGCAGTTTGAGTGTTGGTCTGGCCATGGTGGGTTTTGTTCCAGATTAA
- a CDS encoding trypsin-like peptidase domain-containing protein — MFDVSKFFRLFFVLLLVGAQDALAITGPEYFESAKKYTVKVRNRVGVPLYGDEKGVFEGAGFLVDKSRGWIVTNAHVVGRSPSDLFVGFWKSQYVNAKKLYVDPFLDLAVIEVKPADIPVQSQEAVMDCRQKVPIGQPIGAFGHPLGSYFSGTTGVVSGEISNMRAIRGAYLQIDAAINPGNSGGPLIDMEKGQVIGINTASRGAAQNTNFALKVSQACKIVDLLRQGIDPLPPSLNVAFVDQQEESRHLLVAKVYKGKAFQPGDEILAVGNESVETVADLVHVLRGQSGKVRFAVLRGGKKSKVIAPVERTQSPLDIKAIYANGVVFEEENRRDFKLLNSGKTFVAVTHVDSGSIGDLLKVSEGDIVEAVDGESMGSVDKLRDILFKANASGQSIRFQIKRLEPEQDRVFTYHFIDFVPAKPLWIREKVNP, encoded by the coding sequence ATGTTTGATGTCTCAAAGTTTTTTCGTCTTTTCTTCGTATTGTTGTTGGTTGGTGCGCAAGACGCACTTGCCATTACTGGACCTGAGTACTTTGAGTCGGCCAAAAAGTACACGGTAAAGGTACGAAACCGTGTTGGTGTGCCCCTGTATGGTGACGAAAAAGGTGTTTTTGAGGGTGCTGGTTTTCTAGTGGACAAAAGCCGAGGGTGGATTGTGACAAATGCCCATGTGGTGGGCCGGTCGCCCTCGGATCTGTTTGTGGGTTTTTGGAAGAGCCAATATGTAAACGCAAAGAAGCTCTACGTGGATCCCTTTTTGGATCTAGCCGTGATTGAAGTTAAGCCGGCAGACATCCCAGTGCAAAGCCAAGAAGCTGTGATGGATTGTCGGCAAAAAGTCCCTATTGGTCAACCCATCGGGGCCTTTGGGCACCCGTTGGGTTCCTATTTTTCTGGCACCACCGGCGTTGTCTCGGGTGAAATATCAAACATGCGCGCCATTCGTGGGGCCTACTTGCAAATTGACGCTGCCATTAACCCTGGCAACTCAGGTGGGCCACTGATTGATATGGAAAAAGGCCAGGTCATAGGCATCAATACCGCTTCACGTGGGGCGGCACAAAATACCAATTTCGCATTGAAAGTCAGTCAAGCTTGCAAGATAGTCGACCTTTTACGACAAGGCATCGATCCATTGCCGCCCAGCCTTAACGTGGCCTTTGTGGACCAGCAAGAAGAGAGTCGGCATTTGCTGGTGGCAAAGGTCTATAAGGGCAAAGCGTTTCAGCCGGGGGATGAGATCTTGGCTGTGGGCAATGAGTCAGTGGAGACCGTGGCTGATCTTGTACACGTACTAAGGGGCCAAAGCGGCAAAGTCAGGTTTGCCGTTTTACGCGGTGGCAAGAAATCAAAAGTCATAGCACCTGTTGAAAGAACCCAAAGCCCGTTAGATATTAAGGCCATTTATGCCAATGGAGTTGTTTTTGAAGAAGAAAATCGTCGCGATTTTAAATTATTAAATAGTGGTAAAACCTTTGTGGCCGTCACTCACGTTGATAGCGGTAGCATAGGTGATTTGTTAAAGGTGAGTGAGGGTGATATTGTCGAGGCCGTTGATGGTGAATCTATGGGCAGCGTAGATAAATTGCGTGACATTCTTTTTAAGGCTAACGCCTCAGGCCAGTCCATTCGCTTTCAGATTAAACGACTCGAGCCGGAGCAGGATCGTGTGTTCACATATCACTTCATAGACTTTGTCCCGGCAAAGCCCCTATGGATCCGTGAGAAAGTGAACCCTTAA
- a CDS encoding WYL domain-containing protein, which produces MARHETTLRTLRALHLLETSRLGLSARELTDRLKADGYAVSKRQVLRDLQCLEEIGFDLNKIDRDGKPVYSLSEYAKVSKNVRFTYKEVFALYIVRNNLDHLKGSPVFSEIDSLFTKLEKLFGTNIEAFTELVGNIKFRPRITWHTSVQPIVLDTVYNGIEEGHPLKMVYRAEGGESAGKETTRTVGPECLYFANGGVYLIAKDLNKNEPRTYALARIKSVEMDTSKEYSREGLSPENLFKDAFGVLNTGTADNVEIALEGPMATFIAERRWHNSQTVVNTHDGIFLRMHVKINEEFVHWVLSLGPSATVVAPDSLKQAVLTTAQSILSNYNKKAA; this is translated from the coding sequence ATGGCACGGCATGAAACCACATTGCGCACACTACGAGCGCTCCACTTGCTTGAAACGAGCCGGCTTGGCTTGTCGGCTCGAGAACTCACAGATCGCTTAAAGGCAGATGGTTATGCTGTATCAAAACGCCAGGTCCTACGCGATTTACAATGCCTTGAAGAAATCGGCTTTGATTTAAACAAAATCGACCGTGACGGTAAGCCCGTCTACAGCCTTTCTGAATACGCCAAGGTTAGTAAAAACGTGCGATTCACCTACAAAGAAGTGTTCGCACTCTACATTGTGAGAAACAATCTCGACCACCTTAAAGGCAGCCCCGTCTTTTCTGAAATTGATTCTCTTTTCACCAAGTTAGAGAAGCTCTTTGGCACAAATATCGAAGCCTTTACAGAGCTTGTCGGCAACATTAAGTTTCGGCCGCGAATCACCTGGCACACGAGCGTTCAACCCATTGTGCTTGACACTGTCTATAACGGAATCGAAGAGGGCCACCCACTTAAGATGGTCTACCGCGCTGAAGGTGGCGAGAGTGCTGGCAAAGAAACAACTCGCACGGTGGGGCCTGAGTGCCTGTACTTTGCCAATGGTGGTGTGTACCTAATTGCAAAGGACCTCAACAAAAATGAACCTCGAACCTATGCACTGGCGCGGATTAAATCCGTTGAAATGGACACATCCAAAGAGTACTCACGCGAAGGCCTGAGTCCTGAAAATTTATTCAAAGATGCCTTCGGAGTGCTAAACACGGGCACAGCAGACAACGTAGAAATTGCCCTGGAGGGCCCGATGGCCACCTTTATTGCCGAACGCCGATGGCACAATTCGCAAACCGTCGTAAACACTCATGATGGCATATTTTTGAGAATGCACGTTAAAATAAACGAGGAGTTCGTCCATTGGGTGCTTAGCCTCGGCCCATCGGCCACAGTCGTTGCCCCAGACAGTTTGAAACAGGCCGTTCTTACGACTGCCCAATCAATTTTATCAAACTACAATAAAAAGGCGGCGTAA
- a CDS encoding thermonuclease family protein, producing MFACVQYVKNYDGDTVTFNIPGVHPLLGKNIAVRVDGIDTAEVKTKSHCEKQAARMARRLVANVLGRAKRIDLKNIKRGKYFRVVADVVYDGQNLKDILVKNRLAYKYDGGRKPAMDWCAIGREPSH from the coding sequence ATGTTTGCGTGCGTGCAGTATGTTAAAAATTACGACGGCGATACTGTCACGTTTAATATCCCGGGCGTGCATCCACTGTTGGGCAAAAATATTGCGGTGCGGGTGGATGGCATTGACACAGCTGAAGTGAAAACCAAAAGCCATTGTGAAAAACAAGCCGCTAGAATGGCCCGGCGTCTGGTTGCCAATGTTTTAGGGCGAGCCAAACGCATTGATTTAAAAAACATCAAGCGCGGCAAGTATTTTCGTGTGGTAGCTGATGTTGTCTATGATGGACAAAATCTAAAAGATATCCTTGTGAAAAACCGGCTCGCCTACAAATATGACGGCGGCCGCAAGCCAGCTATGGACTGGTGTGCCATCGGGCGCGAGCCGTCGCATTAG
- a CDS encoding XRE family transcriptional regulator, translating to MSKEYFEVKSTKELCRLLGLPASEANKVEARRNLVLAIEKVIKQKKWTHEVAAKKAHVGRTVITAILNGNIKNISTDRLIDIAQNLGLSVQIKVA from the coding sequence ATGAGTAAAGAGTATTTTGAAGTCAAATCCACAAAAGAACTTTGTCGACTCCTAGGCTTACCTGCCTCTGAGGCAAATAAGGTTGAAGCCAGAAGAAACCTTGTGCTTGCTATCGAAAAGGTCATAAAGCAAAAAAAATGGACCCATGAAGTGGCCGCGAAGAAGGCCCATGTGGGGCGTACAGTTATTACCGCAATCTTGAATGGCAATATCAAAAACATATCAACTGACAGGCTGATCGATATTGCGCAAAACCTCGGCCTCAGTGTACAGATCAAGGTGGCTTAG
- a CDS encoding DUF1704 domain-containing protein: MDSTAAITKINDDAYSIGKNLRLLGNLAWPVQLEQEFLKALVNDKAHLPEVVYEKVDYSSERTALSNLLNSFTPSDPLEKYTYKTIQSYMDMIDLNHAIGTDSFTELSKRIFGTPGDALPASTVSNIDAARQVVDMAHAFEFPYLKEPEVCIMADSIKAYLDRRISGVFHGQGPEVEIVTGLAAKATATGQKVRIRAGTHFTEYDFKQLFYHEVMIHSLTAINGSKQNVLKCMGSGSLRTLKAQEGLATFSEAITGSLDINRMKRISLRILAIDLALKGASFRDVYQFFKDNGQSVLESYTSTQRIFRGGYPDKNIIFTKDCIYLDGLMNVHTLFRWAMKHNRMELAHLLFCGRVSLEDVFELEEPYRQGIIVHPEFLPGWFKKIEGLAGSLIFSLLANVVRINIDGIEHGDRKDKVPG, translated from the coding sequence GTGGATTCAACTGCGGCCATAACTAAGATCAATGACGACGCTTACAGTATTGGCAAAAACCTACGGCTATTGGGTAATTTGGCTTGGCCTGTTCAGTTGGAGCAGGAGTTTCTAAAAGCACTCGTCAATGACAAGGCCCATTTGCCTGAGGTGGTTTACGAAAAGGTTGATTATTCGTCTGAAAGAACTGCTCTTTCAAACCTGCTAAATTCTTTTACGCCCTCTGATCCCCTTGAAAAATACACCTATAAAACCATTCAAAGCTACATGGATATGATTGATCTGAATCATGCCATCGGCACCGACTCGTTTACTGAACTGTCTAAACGAATTTTTGGCACTCCGGGTGATGCATTGCCGGCTTCCACGGTGAGCAATATCGATGCGGCTCGGCAGGTGGTGGATATGGCCCATGCCTTTGAGTTTCCTTACCTCAAAGAACCAGAAGTTTGCATCATGGCGGACTCAATTAAAGCCTACTTGGATCGCCGAATTTCTGGTGTGTTTCATGGTCAAGGGCCTGAGGTGGAAATCGTCACTGGTCTTGCGGCAAAGGCCACGGCCACGGGGCAAAAGGTGAGAATTCGGGCGGGCACTCACTTCACTGAATACGACTTTAAACAATTGTTTTACCACGAAGTGATGATTCATTCTTTAACCGCAATCAATGGCTCCAAACAAAACGTCTTAAAGTGTATGGGGAGTGGGTCACTTCGAACCTTGAAAGCCCAAGAGGGGCTTGCGACTTTTTCTGAGGCCATTACAGGTTCTCTTGATATCAACCGAATGAAGCGAATCAGTTTGCGCATTTTGGCCATTGATCTGGCCCTTAAGGGTGCGAGCTTCAGAGATGTGTATCAGTTTTTCAAAGACAATGGGCAAAGTGTGCTTGAGAGTTACACATCCACGCAGCGAATTTTTAGGGGTGGCTACCCAGATAAAAACATTATCTTCACCAAAGATTGCATTTATCTTGATGGCCTGATGAATGTGCACACGTTGTTTCGATGGGCCATGAAACACAATCGAATGGAGCTGGCCCACCTACTTTTTTGCGGCCGCGTGAGTCTTGAAGATGTATTTGAACTCGAAGAACCTTATCGACAAGGTATCATTGTGCACCCCGAGTTTTTGCCAGGCTGGTTTAAAAAAATTGAAGGCCTTGCGGGGTCGTTAATATTTTCTCTGCTTGCCAACGTGGTTCGAATTAACATTGATGGAATAGAGCATGGGGATAGGAAAGACAAGGTGCCTGGATGA
- a CDS encoding helix-turn-helix transcriptional regulator: MSDTIVNGPSYQSSYKALNDNLIQLVRTHHWLSETVHTDVAGPQWWLFFGDLSENQVCVFSQGQWLSETGPSALFLPPFSVIHWRIKPGPLEWTAFIGRTPLPESVPKNPYLMSRKGLSPISTEEDVKCFMQDFPKGRNIVYKKDPAAVSLRVKGYIDSNPGQDYPIQEIAEKLKINYRVMSRFFHDDFGLTPAAYRNNLRVMHAKCTMVFDKPSVLDVALSTGFSSSGGLSKAFRKIMDLAPSKFL, encoded by the coding sequence GTGTCTGACACTATTGTGAACGGCCCATCCTATCAAAGCTCATACAAGGCCTTGAACGACAACCTCATTCAACTTGTGAGGACCCACCATTGGCTGTCTGAGACCGTTCACACCGATGTGGCGGGGCCGCAATGGTGGTTGTTTTTCGGTGACCTTTCAGAAAACCAAGTTTGTGTCTTCTCACAAGGACAATGGCTGAGCGAAACAGGTCCGTCTGCCCTTTTTCTCCCGCCTTTTTCAGTTATTCACTGGAGGATCAAACCCGGGCCACTGGAGTGGACGGCCTTTATTGGACGTACACCTCTACCTGAATCTGTGCCTAAAAACCCGTATCTGATGTCGCGGAAGGGATTGTCACCAATCAGCACAGAAGAAGATGTAAAGTGTTTTATGCAAGACTTTCCGAAAGGCCGCAACATTGTCTATAAAAAAGATCCTGCGGCCGTGAGCTTGAGGGTGAAGGGCTATATTGATAGCAACCCTGGCCAAGATTACCCTATCCAGGAGATCGCTGAAAAACTTAAGATAAACTATCGAGTGATGTCGCGATTTTTTCATGATGATTTCGGACTCACACCAGCGGCGTACAGAAATAATCTTCGAGTGATGCACGCCAAATGCACTATGGTTTTTGACAAGCCCTCGGTGCTGGACGTGGCCCTTTCCACAGGGTTTTCAAGTTCTGGCGGACTGAGTAAGGCATTTAGAAAAATCATGGATCTAGCGCCGTCAAAGTTTCTTTAG
- a CDS encoding helix-turn-helix transcriptional regulator, which translates to MIKTDKEYSEAKERLEKEFQTIEGQKAKMKEAGMTKSQVKLATDPLLSFAFQLKEEVEEYEKLKRGDFAPIENLTGLGRSLVALRIFKGLKQKDLADRLGVSEAQVSRDERNEYHGASIERLQKVVEALNIKLTTEIELDFKDAM; encoded by the coding sequence ATGATTAAAACAGATAAAGAGTATTCAGAAGCAAAAGAAAGACTGGAAAAAGAGTTTCAAACCATTGAAGGTCAGAAGGCTAAAATGAAAGAAGCAGGCATGACAAAGTCTCAAGTTAAGCTAGCAACAGATCCTCTACTATCTTTCGCCTTTCAACTTAAAGAAGAAGTTGAGGAGTATGAAAAGCTTAAAAGAGGTGATTTTGCTCCTATTGAAAATCTCACGGGCCTAGGAAGAAGCTTGGTTGCGTTAAGAATTTTTAAAGGCCTTAAGCAAAAAGACTTAGCAGATAGACTGGGCGTGAGTGAAGCCCAGGTTTCAAGAGATGAAAGAAACGAATATCATGGAGCTTCTATTGAGAGATTGCAAAAAGTTGTAGAAGCATTGAATATTAAGTTAACGACAGAGATTGAATTGGACTTTAAGGACGCTATGTAA
- a CDS encoding MerR family DNA-binding protein → MSIRWLRTLGFSLDEIKGLLKVFARKKKPTEKMTNTIQGKRLKLNIGSRPTKNPSPSTKNCKKSVDLINNQFFIQNASI, encoded by the coding sequence ATGTCTATTCGTTGGTTGAGAACGCTTGGATTTTCTTTAGATGAAATCAAAGGGCTTTTAAAAGTATTTGCTCGCAAGAAAAAGCCCACAGAAAAAATGACTAACACCATCCAGGGAAAAAGGTTGAAATTGAATATCGGATCAAGGCCTACAAAAAATCCGTCGCCATCTACAAAAAACTGTAAAAAGTCGGTAGACCTTATCAACAATCAATTTTTCATCCAAAATGCATCAATTTGA